From a single Chitinivibrionales bacterium genomic region:
- a CDS encoding ATP cone domain-containing protein, which translates to EIEGVVHDATERELTTTEIGEMIMHRLKKLDKVAYVRFASVYMDFKDVQEFMSELKNLLKDRTKK; encoded by the coding sequence TGAAATCGAAGGCGTGGTCCACGACGCCACGGAACGCGAACTGACCACCACCGAAATCGGCGAAATGATCATGCACCGGCTGAAAAAACTGGATAAGGTCGCCTACGTGCGCTTTGCTTCCGTGTACATGGATTTTAAGGACGTGCAGGAGTTCATGTCCGAGCTGAAAAATCTTTTGAAGGACCGCACGAAAAAATAG